Proteins co-encoded in one Arachis hypogaea cultivar Tifrunner chromosome 11, arahy.Tifrunner.gnm2.J5K5, whole genome shotgun sequence genomic window:
- the LOC112722698 gene encoding (DL)-glycerol-3-phosphatase 2: MANSLRKQITHVIFDMDGLLLDTEKFYTEVQEKILARYNKTFDWSLKAKMMGRKAIEAARIFVEESGISDSLSAEQFLVEREEMLQELFPTSELMPGADRLLRHLNAKGVPIALATGSLKRHFELKTQRHGELFALMHHVVLGDDPEVKQGKPSPDVFLAAAKRFEGGPLDPSNILVFEDAPSGVLAAKNAGMSVVMVPDPRLDKSFHDIADLVLNSLMDFNPSEWGLPPF, translated from the exons ATGGCCAATTCACTCAGAAAACAAATCACCCATGTCATTTTCGACATGGACGGTCTCTTGCTTG ACACGGAAAAGTTCTACACTGAGGTTCAGGAAAAGATACTAGCCAGATACAACAAAACTTTCGATTGGAGCCTCAAGGCCAAGATGATGGGAAGGAAAGCAATAGAAGCTGCTAGGATCTTCGTTGAAGAGAGTGGAATTAGCGATTCTCTTAGCGCCGAGCAGTTTTTGGTTGAGAGAGAGGAGATGCTTCAGGAATTGTTCCCAACAAGTGAGCTCATGCCAG GTGCTGATCGTTTACTCAGACATTTAAATGCAAAAGGAGTTCCGATTGCCTTGGCAACTGG TTCTCTCAAGCGACACTTTGAATTGAAAACTCAAAGACATGGTGAACTCTTTGCTTTGATGCATCATGTTGTTCTTGGTGATGATCCTGAAGTTAAACAAGGCAAACCATCTCCAGATGTATTTCTTGCAGCAGCCAAGAGATTTGAG GGTGGACCGTTAGATCCTTCCAACATTCTTGTTTTTGAAGATGCACCTTCAGGAGTTCTTGCAGCTAAAAATGCTGGGAT GTCTGTTGTTATGGTTCCGGATCCAAGACTGGACAAGTCTTTTCATGATATAGCAGATCTGGTCTTAAACTCATTGATGGATTTCAACCCTAGTGAATGGGGTTTACCACCCTTCTAA